In Aptenodytes patagonicus chromosome 12, bAptPat1.pri.cur, whole genome shotgun sequence, a genomic segment contains:
- the INSYN2B gene encoding protein INSYN2B isoform X2 — protein sequence MTNEMGRKETRYLQTLNCDSMAQQNMKMRPVLLKRNSLDSADFMRQPHHRRTKSQQVRFKDDGVNTRTELDTNPAQDIAFTTGKTEIFRDHSFLLHQSPSFPRAEKGLRNIAIQTSPSLRKHFPGFKKKKPTVSKSLTEMPTEPANSIQVNGNLSEQDIMSSDLCYLRITNHLEDGFKTSEVDGQLSQRPSKAQSNGPIHSDDFSVSEKTTVSTQVPEYIHVSFPQDSNVSMDAPDTTMNLSNSLHCSTVINSNENNENGTLSPNSEKAYPCLSNSTNRSECNPHSDSCEADKSDSESLVASKDASSKKTTPLSPPSNHSSSPCFLRDYQQAGDSGCVTLTNDDHTMTSPSSSNVSRSILSFNTEIKKNSTQSDVSQCNSCLEGFHIKSYLPRNEIKPQTNKEISEINQIHLAHGELCALQGRLQSVEESLQLNQEKIKVLLNVIQDLEKSRALSEGRNFYHTGQDLNNCSTCQNTACIIYRI from the exons ATGACAAATGAAATGGGTCGCAAAGAAACACGTTACTTACAGACTTTAAATTGCGATTCAATGGCCcagcaaaacatgaaaatgcGCCCAGTGCTATTGAAAAGGAACAGTCTGGATTCAGCTGATTTTATGAGACAGCCACACCACCGCAGGACCAAATCTCAGCAAGTTCGATTCAAGGATGATGGTGTGAACACAAGGACAGAACTGGACACTAATCCTGCCCAAGATATAGCATTCaccactggaaaaacagaaatatttagggATCACAGTTTTTTGCTACATCAATCTCCATCTTTTCCAAGGGCTGAGAAGGGGCTTCGGAATATTGCCATACAAACATCTCCTAGCCTCAGGAAACACTTCCcgggttttaaaaagaaaaagccgaCAGTAAGCAAATCATTAACAGAAATGCCAACTGAGCCTGCAAATTCTATCCAAGTAAATGGCAATCTTTCTGAACAAGACATTATGTCTTCAGATCTCTGTTACTTAAGAATAACTAATCATTTGGAAGATGGATTTAAGACTAGCGAGGTGGATGGTCAGTTAAGTCAAAGACCATCAAAAGCACAAAGCAACGGACCTATCCACTCAGATGATTTCTCAGTATCAGAGAAGACAACTGTTTCTACACAGGTGCCTGAATACATACATGTGAGTTTTCCACAAGACAGCAATGTTTCCATGGATGCACCAGACACAACCATGAATTTAAGTAATTCACTGCATTGTTCTACTGTCATaaatagcaatgaaaataatgaaaacgGCACGCTGTCACCTAATTCTGAAAAGGCATACCCTTGCCTAAGCAATTCTACTAACCGCAGTGAATGTAATCCTCATTCTGACTCTTGTGAAGCAGATAAAAGTGATTCTGAGTCTCTTGTAGCCAGCAAAGATGCAAGCAGCAAGAAAACTACTCCATTATCACCTCCATCAAATCACAGTTCATCTCCTTGTTTCCTCAGAGACTATCAACAGGCAGGAGATTCCGGCTGTGTGACACTAACAAATGATGATCACACAATGACGTCACCGAGCAGCAGTAATGTGTCAAGATCTATTTTGTCATTTAAcactgaaatcaagaaaaattCTACCCAGTCAGATGTTTCCCAGTGTAACAGCTGTTTAGAAGGATTTCACATAAAGTCTTACCTGCCaaggaatgaaataaaaccacaaaccaacaaaGAGATTAGCGAAATAAATCAAATTCATTTGGCACATGGCGAACTCTGTGCCCTACAAGGCAGGCTGCAGTCTGTAGAGGAATCCTTGCAGTTGAACCAGGAGAAGATTAAAGTCCTTTTGAATGTAATCCAAGACCTGGAAAAATCCAGAGCCCTCAGTGAAGG GCGTAACTTCTATCACACTGGTCAAGACCTCAACAACTGCAGCACCTGTCAGAACACCGCATGTATCATTTACAG